One segment of Prionailurus bengalensis isolate Pbe53 chromosome D4, Fcat_Pben_1.1_paternal_pri, whole genome shotgun sequence DNA contains the following:
- the LOC122475287 gene encoding elastin-like — protein sequence MCPTRPRCMGSARTPTSRGQPKRALEGRVRGGPGQVGIDHSLPVPGVAVPGVAVPRVGTGRGVGQPLSPPLGRAFGAPRGIPVGGVEPSRLPTRLLPGVRLSVRQLPARVGRGGRVRAGADPVETAFVGPGAARSQHERWGPGEVDFPGWGEAAAVSRSVPGPALTQRAALTFTAPTTLVTTLGTPPTHPDPCPGAPTHGPRDLSAGLPRPPSTGPERLAPPHPGLADEEVDGRVLGNTQGAGAGDSEPLLGATATACPWAGRAREGEEGEPAGEPGQEECPICTEPYGPSEHRLALLNCGHGLCVDCLHQLLVAAPSADLGRVCCPLCRQRTPMLEWEICQLQKELLQADGPQGPRPPTPPAPARRGPGPWASLEHRYQLRFLAGPVGGRGCLPFLPCPPCLGARLWALRERGPCSRRLVLLGLLALELLGLLLIFTPLMLLGLLFMLLDRAGH from the coding sequence ATGTGTCCTACTCGCCCACGCTGTATGGGCTCTGCCCGGACTCCGACAAGCAGGGGGCAGCCTAAGCGGGCCCTGGAAGGAAGGGTGAGGGGAGGCCCTGGCCAAGTGGGGATTGACCATTCCTTGCCAGTCCCAGGAGTAGCGGTCCCAGGAGTAGCAGTCCCTCGGGTGggaacggggcggggggtggggcagccATTGTCCCCGCCCCTGGGAAGGGCCTTCGGTGCTCCGAGGGGAATTCCTGTAGGAGGAGTCGAGCCCTCCCGCCTACCCACAAGGCTGCTGCCTGGAGTCCGCCTGTCTGTCCGCCAGTTGCCGGCACGGGTGGGCCGAGGCGGCCGCGTCCGGGCTGGGGCAGATCCCGTGGAGACGGCATTCGTGGGCCCAGGAGCTGCCCGGAGCCAGCACGAGCGCTGGGGCCCAGGTGAAGTTGACTTTCCGGGGTGGGGCGAGGCTGCGGCAGTTTCGAggtctgtgccaggccctgccctcacccAGAGGGCCGCACTGACCTTCACGGCCCCAACCACCCTCGTCACCACCCTGGGgaccccacccacccatcctgacccctgccctggggcccccACTCATGGCCCCCGTGACCTCAGCGCTGGGCTCCCCCGTCCACCTTCCACAGGCCCTGAACGCCTGGCCCCCCCGCACCCAGGGCTGGCAGATGAAGAGGTGGACGGCAGGGTTCTTGGGAATACCCAGGGTGCAGGGGCTGGAGACAGTGAACCCCTCCTGGGGGCCACAGCCACAGCCTGCCCCTGGGCTGGGAGAGcaagggagggtgaggagggggagcCAGCGGGGGAACCGGGGCAGGAGGAATGCcccatctgcacagagccctacggGCCCAGTGAGCACCGCCTGGCGCTGCTGAACTGTGGCCACGGCCTGTGTGTGGACTGCCTGCACCAGCTGCTGGTCGCGGCCCCCAGCGCCGACCTGGGCCGGGTCTGCTGCCCGCTCTGTCGCCAGAGGACACCCATGCTTGAGTGGGAGATCTGCCAGCTGCAGAAGGAGCTGCTGCAGGCGGACGGGCCCCAGGGCCCACGGCCCCCCACGCCCCCTGCACCTGCCCGCCgcggccctgggccctgggcgtCCCTGGAGCACCGGTACCAGCTCCGCTTCCTGGCAGGACCCGTGGGCGGCCGGGGCTGCCTGCCTTTCCTACCCTGCCCGCCCTGCCTGGGTGCCCGGCTCTGGGCCTTGCGGGAACGGGGGCCCTGCTCCCGCCGCCTGGTGCTGCTGGGCCTGCTGGCCCTTGagctgctggggctgctgctcATTTTCACGCCGCTCATGCTGCTGGGGCTCCTCTTTATGCTGCTGGACCGCGCTGGCCACTAA
- the RNF208 gene encoding RING finger protein 208, with translation MPADPGPEVGSGWPGLLMSCLKGPHVILKMEAMKIVHPEKFPELQAAAACFPPAPRPTPALAPKRAWPSDTEIIVNQACGGDMPALDGAPRTPPLPRRPRKGSVELGFPRVAPADEVIVNQYVVRPGPAASGPPATAAPASGEPLECPTCGHTYNVTQRRPRVLSCLHSVCEQCLQILYESCPKYKFISCPTCRRETVLFTDYGLAALAVNTSILSRLPPEALTAPSGGQWGGEPEGSCYQTFRQYCGAACTCHVRNPLSACSIM, from the coding sequence ATGCCGGCTGACCCTGGGCCCGAGGTGGGCAGTGGCTGGCCAGGCCTCCTCATGTCCTGCCTGAAGGGCCCCCATGTCATCCTCAAGATGGAGGCCATGAAGATTGTTCACCCTGAGAAGTTCCCCGAGCTGCAGGCGGCTGCCGCTTGCTTCCCACCTGCACCGAGGCCCACCCCTGCTCTGGCACCCAAACGCGCCTGGCCCTCAGACACAGAGATCATCGTCAACCAGGCGTGTGGGGGGGACATGCCCGCCTTGGATGGGGCGCCCCGCACCCCTCCGTTGCCACGACGGCCCCGAAAGGGCAGTGTGGAGCTAGGCTTCCCCCGCGTGGCGCCAGCGGACGAGGTCATTGTGAATCAGTATGTGGTGCGGCCCGGCCCTGCCGCCTCGGGGCCCCCCGCCACGGCGGCACCGGCTTCAGGTGAGCCCCTGGAGTGCCCCACCTGCGGGCACACGTACAACGTCACCCAGCGGCGGCCCCGCGTGCTGTCCTGCCTGCACTCCGTGTGTGAGCAGTGCCTGCAGATTCTCTACGAGTCCTGCCCCAAGTACAAGTTCATCTCCTGTCCCACCTGCCGCCGGGAGACTGTGCTCTTCACGGACTACGGCCTGGCCGCACTAGCCGTCAACACGTCCATTTTGAGCCGCCTGCCACCCGAGGCACTGACCGCCCCATCCGGGGGCCAGTGGGGGGGCGAGCCGGAGGGCAGCTGCTACCAGACCTTCCGGCAGTACTGCGGGGCCGCGTGCACCTGCCACGTGCGGAACCCGCTGTCCGCCTGCTCCATCATGTAG